One window from the genome of Microbulbifer pacificus encodes:
- a CDS encoding zinc-dependent metalloprotease — MFNRLIIAFSLLLSIAAQAESISSQTAGMQQQPGLFDIYWDKQKGKVLLEIEHFDRELLLLTGLAQGLGSNPVGLDRNQVGDSRVVKFERVGNKVLLHEMNLKYRALSDNTAERRAVAEAFASSVLWGFDVLAEEGSAVLVDFTPFVLSDQHGIGQRLRDAKQGSFSVDAGKSAVYLPRTKSFPLNTEFEAQLTFAGSEPGNYVKEVVPTPNLVTLRQHISLVALPDDGYQPRRFHSRSGYFPLVYRDYATDIDQPMDQRLIYRHRLQKKPSSNEALEPIVYYVDSGVPEPVRSALIEGASWWNQAFEAAGFENAFQVKVLPEDADPLDVRYNVINWVHRSTRGWSYGYSIYDPRTGEILKGNVTLGSLRVRQDFLIAQGLLQPYDRENADTEKLKAMALARIRQLSAHEVGHTLGIAHNFIASTEGRASVMDYPAPLVTLKGGSLDINQAYDTGIDEWDKLAVRYGYGIAGGDEREYLASVIDDARKQKLRFISDPDSRTINNAHAGSHLWDNGGDVLEEFTRMTELRRYALEHFSAAANPQSSARSSLDETLVPVYYGHRYQAEAVGKLIGGLDYDYLYNDAGDASYTMVAADKQQQAVDALVQTLKPEFLTLPEKVLQLLPPKSYGYERSDESFPAYTGVAFDGIAMAEAAAGHTYSILLNPERAARLQEQQARRGEGPGFNTLLAQLTEQALARDEYHGLQAAIHQRVNHVYIHQLMLLADNKQAPESARARANFELAKFQHAVGAMKLFGDDPQGYNAHYFYEAKRIAAFMEGDLQVEAGEIKPMPPGSPI, encoded by the coding sequence ATGTTCAACAGGCTGATCATCGCCTTCTCACTGCTGCTGAGTATCGCGGCGCAGGCCGAGTCCATCAGCAGCCAGACGGCTGGGATGCAACAACAGCCGGGGCTGTTCGATATTTACTGGGATAAGCAGAAGGGAAAAGTCCTTCTCGAAATCGAGCACTTCGATCGCGAGCTGTTACTGCTCACGGGGCTCGCTCAGGGCCTGGGCTCCAATCCGGTGGGACTGGACCGCAATCAGGTGGGCGACAGCCGGGTGGTGAAGTTCGAGCGCGTGGGCAACAAGGTGCTGTTGCACGAGATGAATCTCAAATATCGCGCCCTGTCCGATAACACGGCCGAGCGCCGCGCGGTGGCAGAGGCATTCGCGTCCTCGGTACTGTGGGGGTTTGACGTACTCGCGGAAGAAGGCAGCGCAGTACTGGTGGATTTCACTCCATTTGTGCTGAGCGACCAGCACGGTATCGGCCAGCGTCTCAGAGACGCTAAACAGGGCAGTTTCAGTGTCGACGCCGGTAAATCCGCGGTCTACCTGCCACGTACCAAAAGCTTCCCGCTGAACACTGAGTTTGAAGCGCAACTTACCTTCGCGGGCAGTGAACCCGGCAACTATGTAAAGGAAGTCGTACCCACGCCGAATCTGGTCACTCTGCGCCAGCATATTTCTCTGGTGGCATTGCCGGATGATGGCTACCAGCCACGCCGGTTCCACAGCCGCAGCGGCTATTTTCCGCTGGTCTACCGGGATTATGCCACCGACATCGATCAGCCCATGGACCAACGGTTGATCTACCGTCACCGCCTGCAGAAAAAACCAAGTAGCAACGAAGCGCTGGAACCCATTGTCTACTACGTGGATTCCGGTGTGCCGGAGCCGGTGCGCAGCGCGTTGATCGAAGGCGCCAGCTGGTGGAACCAGGCATTTGAGGCGGCGGGGTTTGAGAATGCTTTTCAGGTAAAAGTGCTGCCGGAAGACGCCGACCCGCTGGATGTGCGTTACAACGTGATCAACTGGGTGCACCGTTCCACTCGCGGCTGGTCTTACGGTTACTCCATCTACGATCCGCGCACCGGGGAGATTCTCAAGGGCAACGTCACCCTGGGTTCCCTGCGGGTGCGCCAGGACTTTCTGATCGCCCAGGGGCTGCTACAGCCTTACGACAGGGAAAATGCGGACACCGAAAAACTGAAAGCGATGGCATTGGCGCGTATCCGCCAGCTCTCCGCCCACGAGGTGGGGCACACCCTCGGCATCGCCCACAACTTTATCGCCAGTACCGAGGGGCGCGCCTCGGTGATGGATTACCCGGCACCGCTGGTTACCCTGAAAGGCGGTAGTCTGGATATCAACCAGGCCTACGACACCGGCATTGACGAGTGGGACAAGCTTGCGGTGCGTTACGGTTACGGTATTGCCGGCGGCGATGAGCGGGAATATCTTGCGAGTGTCATCGACGACGCCCGCAAGCAGAAACTGCGTTTCATCTCCGACCCGGACTCGCGCACGATCAACAATGCCCACGCCGGCTCCCATTTGTGGGATAACGGTGGTGATGTGCTGGAAGAGTTTACGCGTATGACCGAGCTGCGCCGCTATGCACTGGAGCATTTCAGCGCAGCGGCCAATCCGCAATCCAGCGCGCGTTCGTCTCTCGATGAAACCCTGGTGCCGGTTTATTACGGCCACCGATACCAGGCGGAAGCCGTGGGCAAACTGATCGGCGGCCTCGACTACGATTATCTGTACAACGACGCCGGCGACGCGAGTTATACGATGGTCGCCGCGGACAAACAGCAACAGGCCGTGGATGCACTGGTGCAGACACTGAAGCCGGAATTTCTCACCCTGCCGGAAAAGGTGCTGCAATTGCTGCCGCCCAAATCCTACGGCTACGAGCGCAGCGATGAGAGCTTCCCCGCCTACACCGGCGTCGCTTTTGACGGCATTGCCATGGCCGAAGCCGCCGCTGGCCACACGTATTCCATTCTGCTGAACCCCGAGCGCGCCGCGCGTCTGCAGGAACAGCAGGCCCGTCGCGGCGAGGGCCCCGGCTTCAATACCCTGCTCGCGCAGCTTACCGAACAGGCACTGGCGCGCGATGAATATCATGGACTGCAGGCGGCGATTCACCAGCGGGTTAACCATGTGTATATCCATCAACTGATGTTGCTGGCCGACAACAAGCAGGCCCCGGAGTCCGCACGTGCCCGCGCGAACTTTGAGCTGGCGAAATTCCAGCATGCTGTCGGTGCGATGAAACTCTTTGGCGACGATCCCCAGGGGTACAACGCCCATTATTTCTACGAAGCGAAACGCATTGCCGCGTTTATGGAGGGTGATCTGCAGGTAGAGGCGGGTGAGATCAAGCCGATGCCGCCGGGCTCACCGATATAG
- a CDS encoding DUF350 domain-containing protein gives MKNVQPEFLTATLFNLGINLLYTVLAIIVGMVALLVIDKKLLKHVDIEQELKNGNIAVAIFASTILVFVAMIISFGLKG, from the coding sequence ATGAAAAACGTGCAACCGGAATTTCTGACCGCTACTCTCTTTAACCTCGGTATCAATCTGCTTTACACGGTGCTCGCCATCATCGTGGGTATGGTTGCGCTGCTGGTAATCGACAAAAAACTGCTGAAACATGTGGATATCGAGCAGGAACTCAAAAATGGCAATATTGCCGTGGCGATATTCGCTTCCACTATCCTGGTATTCGTAGCGATGATTATTTCCTTCGGCCTGAAGGGCTGA
- a CDS encoding transglutaminase-like domain-containing protein: MRLLLAGILLGILLMLPELIQQRNQLLRENALLAQQRTADSEGENREVIDNQRGTVLVTGSQSPLTEQMVQQAVAKRSDAESGYISIWNWQGLENVTASARGLDRLHHFANSYLVGFQPFETKELWIPLYTLAIRKEYQYDHLQYAGLADIWQTSRQAYYQKRGDCEDHAILLADWLINLGIDARVALGTHKGEGHAWVVAVVNDTEYLLEATSKRRLSSWQAMPLAALAEGYEVEFQFNRDYFWAKTTSASTRSYRGNHWIKKSQFVRG, encoded by the coding sequence ATGCGTTTGTTACTCGCCGGAATCCTGTTGGGCATACTGCTGATGCTGCCGGAGCTGATTCAGCAGCGGAACCAGTTGCTGCGCGAAAACGCCCTGCTGGCCCAACAGCGCACCGCCGACAGCGAAGGCGAGAACCGCGAAGTCATCGACAATCAGCGCGGTACGGTGCTGGTAACCGGCAGCCAGTCACCGCTGACGGAACAAATGGTGCAGCAGGCGGTGGCCAAGCGCTCGGATGCCGAGAGCGGCTACATATCCATCTGGAACTGGCAGGGACTGGAAAACGTCACCGCTTCCGCTCGCGGCCTCGACAGACTGCACCACTTCGCCAACAGTTATCTGGTCGGTTTCCAGCCTTTTGAAACGAAAGAGTTGTGGATACCGCTATACACCCTCGCCATCCGCAAGGAATATCAGTACGACCATCTACAGTACGCCGGGCTTGCGGATATCTGGCAGACCTCCCGCCAAGCCTACTACCAGAAACGCGGCGATTGTGAAGACCACGCTATCCTGCTGGCCGATTGGCTGATCAATCTGGGGATAGACGCCCGGGTCGCCCTCGGCACTCACAAGGGCGAAGGTCACGCCTGGGTGGTGGCGGTCGTAAACGATACCGAGTATTTGCTGGAGGCGACCAGCAAACGCCGCCTGTCCAGCTGGCAAGCCATGCCGCTGGCGGCGCTGGCCGAAGGCTACGAAGTGGAATTCCAGTTCAACCGGGATTACTTCTGGGCCAAAACCACCTCCGCATCTACGCGCAGTTATCGCGGTAACCACTGGATCAAGAAGTCGCAGTTTGTGCGCGGATGA